The Podospora pseudopauciseta strain CBS 411.78 chromosome 2 map unlocalized CBS411.78m_2, whole genome shotgun sequence genome has a window encoding:
- the VPS1 gene encoding vacuolar protein sorting-associated protein 1 (EggNog:ENOG503NU4R; COG:U), with product MTVDTQTLATPGGISDPGLIKLVNKLQDVFTTVGVNNPIDLPQIVVVGSQSSGKSSVLENIVGRDFLPRGSGIVTRRPLVLQLINRPATADSNGVDEKLAGSTDKAANTDEWGEFLHIPGQKFYDFNKIREEINRETEAKVGRNAGISPAPINLRIYSPNVLNLTLVDLPGLTRVPVGDQPRDIERQIRDMILKFIQKSNAIILAVSPANVDLANSDGLKLAREVDPEGQRTIGVLTKVDLMDEGTDVVDILAGRIIPLRLGYVPVVNRGQRDIDNKKPINAALDAEKAFFDNHKAYRNKSSYCGTPYLARKLNLILMMHIKQTLPEIKSRISNSLQKYTQELESLGPSMLGNSANIVLNIITEFTNEWRTVLDGNNTELSSNELSGGARISFVFHELYSNGIKAVDPFDHVKDVDIRTILYNSSGSSPALFVGTTAFELIVKQQIKRLEEPSLKCASLVYDELVRILTNLLSKQLYRRYPGLKEKIHAVVISFFKKAMEPTNKLVKDLVAMEACYVNTGHPDFLNGHRAMAIVNEKHNPSRPVQVDPKTGKPLANTPRAASPTLVASADGDSNNSGFFGSFFAAKNKKKAAAMEPPPPTLKASGTLSERENIEVEVIKLLISSYFNIVKRTMIDMVPKAIMLNLVSFTKEEMQKELLENMYRQSELDDLLKESDYTIRRRKECQQMVESLGRASEIVSQVQ from the exons ATGACGGTCGACACACAAACGCTGGCCACCCCCGGCGGTATTTCCGACCCTGGCCTCATCAA GCTGGTCAACAAGCTTCAAGATGTCTTCACCACCGTTGGTGTCAACAACCCTATCGATCTCCCACAAATAGTCGTCGTTGGCAGTCAGTCGAGCGGCAAGAGTTCCGTATTAGAAAATATCGTCGGTCGTGACTT TCTCCCTCGTGGTTCCGGTATCGTCACTCGTCGACCGCTTGTACTGCAGCTTATCAACCGGCCTGCGACGGCTGACTCTAATGGCGTCGATGAGAAGCTTGCCGGTAGCACCGACAAGGCCGCCAACACGGACGAGTGGGGCGAGTTCCTGCACATCCCCGGCCAAAAGTTCTACGACTTCAACAAGATCCGCGAGGAGATCAACCGAGAGACTGAGGCCAAGGTGGGCCGGAATGCCGGCATCTCACCTGCCCCCATCAATCTTCGCATCTATTCGCCCAATGTCCTGAACCTTACCCTGGTCGATTTGCCCGGCCTGACAAGAGTGCCCGTCGGTGATCAGCCGCGAGATATCGAGAGACAGATTCGTGACATGATCCTCAAGTTTATTCAGAAGTCAAATGCCATTATCCTGGCCGTCTCGCCTGCCAACGTCGATTTGGCCAACTCGGATGGTCTCaagttggcgagggaggtggacCCTGAGGGTCAGAGAACGATCGGTGTGCTTACCAAGGTTGATTTGATGGACGAGGGAACTGATGTAGTGGATATTCTTGCGGGCCGCATCATTCCCTTGAGACTTGGCTACGTCCCCGTCGTGAACCGTGGTCAAAGGGATATTGACAACAAGAAGCCCATCAACGCCGCCCTCGACGCTGAAAAGGCCTTTTTCGACAACCACAAGGCTTATCGTAACAAGAGCTCTTACTGCGGCACACCCTATCTTGCCCGCAAGCTCAACCTTATTCTTATGATGCACATCAAGCAAACGCTTCCAGAGATTAAGAGCCGTATCTCAAACTCTCTTCAAAAGTACACACAGGAGCTCGAGTCCCTTGGCCCATCGATGCTGGGCAACAGCGCCAACATTGTGCTGAACATTATCACCGAGTTTACCAACGAATGGCGAACGGTTTTGGACGGCAACAATACCGAGCTTTCGAGCAATGAGCTGTCAGGCGGTGCCAGAATCAGCTTTGTCTTTCATGAGCTTTACTCGAACGGTATCAAGGCGGTTGACCCCTTTGACCATGTCAAGGATGTCGACATTCGCACCATTCTCTACAACTCGTCTGGCTCCTCCCCAGCACTCTTTGTCGGCACTACAGCATTTGAGCTTATTGTGAAGCAACAGATCAAGCGGTTGGAAGAGCCAAGCTTGAAGTGTGCTTCGCTGGTCTATGACGAGCTTGTGCGCATTCTTACGAACCTGCTTAGCAAGCAGCTCTACCGCCGCTACCCAGGACTGAAGGAGAAGATCCACGCCGTAGTTATCTCGTTCTTCAAGAAGGCCATGGAGCCGACCAACAAGCTGGTGAAGGACTTGGTCGCCATGGAAGCGTGTTACGTCAATACGGGACACCCCGACTTCCTGAACGGCCACCGC GCTATGGCGATTGTCAACGAAAAGCACAACCCTTCCAGGCCTGTTCAGGTGGACCCCAAGACGGGCAAGCCTCTGGCGAACACGCCCAGAGCCGCCAGCCCAACACTTGTGGCCTCGGCGGATGGTGATTCCAACAACAGCGGTTTCTTTGGCAGCTTCTTTGCcgccaagaacaagaagaaggcggccgCCATGGAGCCCCCACCGCCCACTCTCAAGGCCTCTGGCACTTTGTCAGAGCGGGAGAACATCGAGGTCGAAGTCATCA AGCTGCTGATTTCCTCATACTTCAACATTGTCAAGCGCACCATGATCGACATGGTGCCGAAGGCTATCATGCTGAACCTTGTCAGCTTCACAAAGGAAGAAATGCAGAAAGAGCTTCTCGAGAACATGTACCGGCAGAGCGAGCTTGACGATCTCCTCAAAGAGAGCGATTACACGATTCGGAGGCGGAAGGAGTGCCAGCAAATGGTGGAAAGTCTTGGGCGGGCCAGTGAGATTGTTAGCCAGGTTCAATGA